DNA from Garra rufa chromosome 5, GarRuf1.0, whole genome shotgun sequence:
AGGATTAAGAATGGTTCTCTTTTAAAGCTTTtcttctgtttgtttttaatgaTGGTTGGTGTCAATTAATAATGTTGTGTATTATTTTGTCTGTTGTATATTACAGTCTGAGACAGATTTCTTTGTAAAAGGACACTAAAGTATTTTTTAGTATgtctaaaaaaacatgtattaaatAATATGAAAAGAGCTTTCTTTGTACCAGATACAGGGAACAAGGGACTTTTTTAGGCAGCTGGCAAATTAAGCTATTTAAGATATTCAaacataatattaattttttttaataaccgtGATTTTATGATTTGTCTTTCCAGAGAGGCGACGCTCACGCTCGTCCTCACGAGACCGTGAGAGGAGGCGCAGGGAGCGTGAGAGGTCCCGGTCCCGCGACAGAGACAGACGAAGGTCACGCTCGCGCTCCCCCCACAGACGCAGATCCAGGTGAGCTTGTGGCATCAGACACTCGCTGTTCACAATATGTACACACAGCTGATAAGTGAAGAACATAAAAAGCCTGTGAATCTGCTTAGATAAAATGTGGATGTTTAGTTTTTGATAACCCTTCTTCCAGCTGTGTGCCTGTGTTGTTTATGCAGGTCTCCACGGCGACACCGCTCCTCCTCCTTATCTCCAATGCGGCAGAAGGACAGACGGGACGATGACAGGAAGGACGTAAAAgacaaaccagcaaaggtccatgAGATATCAGGTGGAGATTGTCACTCTATTAACCCTTTTTACCCTACAGTGGAGTGCTGCAGTGATGATGGGTTTTGGTAGGCCACCTTGGTTCCCTGTCTTTtagattattgcagaaaataagctcACTGAACATCATGATGATCTTCACAAATAAACTTTTGTGAATTGTCACACAATAGtttacccacaaatgaaaattctgtcaaaaaattttttttaaataatgtactcacccccttgtcatccaagatgttcatgtcttcctttcttcagtcgtaaaaaaaaatattttatgaggaaaacatttcaggatttcttttcatatagtggacttctatggtgcccctgagtttgaccttcctaaatgcagcttcaaatggctctaaatgatcccagccgagaaagaatggtcttatctagtgaaattatctgttattttctaaaaaaaaaaaaaaaaaaaaaaaaaaaaattgatatacttttagTCAATGGTcatgcaaagtgaacatgcaaagaaagttgaacacactttacaaaaaaaggtaaaacggtaATAAAGGACGATTTTGagattggaggagaaaatgagatgggagtttttcgacataccctaactgtcatgaaccggagttcacgcagagctagatgatacgagcgtttgaggttaaaaagtatataaattgtaaatttttacagaaaataattgatcgtttcactagataagaccctcctttctcggctgggatttagagccctttgagactgcatttaaactgcattttggaagttcaaactctgggacactatagaagtccactatatggagagaaatcctggaatgtttttcatcagaaaacatattttttttacgatatgattgaaccactgaccattgactattttaatgatgtccttactacctttctgggccttgaacgtgtcagttgcgttgctgtctaaaaTATGATCATATATGGTCAGAAATATctaggtgaaatatccctttaaaaaaaacttaacttgGGCTATACACAAAATACAATAGGCTAGCATGATTTTGTCACCATCACTAAGCTTACACAGCTCAAATTGAGTAGAATAGAATAGTTTGCAAGAGTGTGATTATTAACACTAAATTATTAAACTATCTTCGGGACTCACTAAAGACACACGataaaaaatctgtaatttttgcGAGATACTAGTGAATAAGCATTGCATATGCAGTTTCCCTATCAGACAAAAAAACTTATTTAAGGAGAGTATTCATAAATCACATACAATGATTTTAGTAATGTTCGTGGTAGTTAGTTTACTGGTTATTGCACTGTCTTAATCTATTTCGTACCTGCGTTGTTAGTAGATATTGTGTTACCTGCTCCTGATTAACATCAGCTCTGCTTGTTTGTGACCTTACACTAATTTGCACTGCTTAGTAAATCTGGCCTGGTAAGTAGATGAGTTTTTGCTGTTCAGCAAGATGATGTTTAATGTGAaagtaaagattttttaaaaaacacaatGTGGTATTACTGTAGAGTAGATGTAGAGTAAACTCTGagcttgttaaagggatagttcaccccaaaattaaaattttcacccccagaaaggtagtaaggacattgttaaaatagtccatgtgacatcagtgcttcaaccataattttatgaagc
Protein-coding regions in this window:
- the snrnp27 gene encoding U4/U6.U5 small nuclear ribonucleoprotein 27 kDa protein, which produces MGRSRSRTPPRRERRRSRSSSRDRERRRRERERSRSRDRDRRRSRSRSPHRRRSRSPRRHRSSSLSPMRQKDRRDDDRKDVKDKPAKVHEISAEDMQGKTEEEIEMMKLMGFGSFDSTKGKKKERSDSAFAVNVSQKRKYRQYMNRKGGFNRPLDFIA